One Myxococcales bacterium genomic region harbors:
- a CDS encoding DNA-3-methyladenine glycosylase 2 family protein gives MHTFRIRPRGPYRLAESARFVCGFTPTSGSTEVRSERELVLAFVADHDFAPVTVRVTEEGEDVVVEASRSVTGLREQVARILSLDVDASDFAEVCARDSELHLLSSARPGFRPVVFPSPYEAAVWGVLVQRTSMRAASTMKARLAEATGTRASGFGASFSVAPHPCALLDVREVRGIVPEKVRRLHGIAEAALAGTLSAERLRALPEAHALEELERLPGIGPWTSAFVLCRGAGKVDMLTLGEPRLLRAVGELSVLGSSRTPEVPTPGEVEVRARAWAPFRTWASVLVVANLAGTPRWHGPDKRVRVPKRLVVSEKLRSSMA, from the coding sequence ATGCACACGTTTCGAATCCGCCCCCGTGGTCCATACCGTCTCGCCGAGTCCGCGCGCTTCGTGTGCGGCTTCACGCCCACGAGTGGCTCGACCGAGGTCCGCTCCGAGCGGGAGCTCGTGCTCGCGTTCGTGGCCGATCACGACTTCGCTCCGGTCACCGTGAGGGTGACCGAGGAAGGAGAGGACGTGGTCGTCGAGGCGTCGCGAAGCGTCACGGGGCTTCGGGAGCAGGTCGCGCGCATCTTGTCACTCGACGTCGACGCCAGCGACTTCGCGGAGGTGTGCGCGCGGGATTCGGAGCTCCATCTCCTCTCGTCTGCGCGGCCCGGGTTTCGTCCCGTGGTCTTTCCGTCGCCCTACGAAGCTGCGGTGTGGGGCGTGCTCGTGCAGCGAACGTCCATGCGCGCGGCTTCCACGATGAAGGCGCGTCTCGCGGAGGCGACCGGCACGAGGGCGAGCGGTTTCGGCGCGAGCTTCTCGGTCGCGCCACACCCGTGCGCGCTCCTCGACGTTCGTGAGGTCCGAGGGATCGTGCCGGAGAAGGTCCGTCGTCTCCACGGAATCGCCGAGGCCGCGCTCGCGGGCACGCTCTCGGCCGAGCGCCTTCGTGCTCTGCCGGAGGCACACGCCCTCGAGGAGCTCGAGCGATTGCCCGGGATCGGTCCGTGGACCTCGGCGTTCGTTCTGTGCCGAGGGGCGGGGAAGGTGGACATGCTGACGCTCGGAGAGCCTCGCCTCTTGCGCGCGGTCGGAGAGCTCTCGGTGCTCGGGTCCTCCCGCACGCCCGAGGTGCCGACACCGGGCGAGGTCGAGGTGCGCGCGCGCGCGTGGGCACCGTTTCGCACGTGGGCGTCGGTGCTCGTCGTCGCGAACCTCGCCGGGACTCCGCGCTGGCACGGACCGGACAAGCGCGTGCGCGTGCCGAAGAGGCTCGTCGTGAGCGAGAAGCTCCGTTCGTCGATGGCGTGA
- a CDS encoding DUF3857 domain-containing transglutaminase family protein: protein MCPASAATASALAPTKKSHTASPAPDWIVRVEPGELPKETTGSAAFAFSLADDQVRLAEHEAHYTRRVVSLRTTEGVRDWSEIAIDLDPQNEKLAVHTIRITRDGKPRDVLTDADVREFFVESNAENRIYDGRVRVLFVLKDVRVGDTLELEYTKTGENPVYGGHYSRTFPVAFSSHAAVVQHRFLVPEGRPFAHKAFGAEVAHVEKVLGRQHEHVFRRTPAPAAIFEDSVPGAFDTFPQVEVTTRTSWAEVVAWARSLFPIDEAPKGAVAAKIEELSKLPSANARALAAIRFVQDEIRYLGIEIGENTVRPHAPESVIAQRFGDCKDKATLLVMLLRGLGFEAHPVLVDTENGHDLAAVLPSGGVFDHAIVAVDLDGKRRFVDATIAHEGGRLEDLVAPDYGLALVLAKETTDLERMPLEDAKEPAHAVKEDLRVGADHVSATLVVETTYRRGFANAKRAELARRSLAALEKDAQNRRATDDAEVTVTAPFELRDDRDANVVITVERYALPHFVRDGRMDVFPYAVAPALAKPRTKVRTLPLAVDHPFFARHEISIDAAGDGLALPRDVDVGGATLAFSSRGTSEGSKGRLVYELRTKARAVPAKDVPAYLRNVDTANDAVYASVGLVFTKAPQSRSREIAYVFGGFFGFVVVFVAGSVTLTRLQERRRRARSTPKAGESAQSAVVVVSREEAERDFAKVKCACGLVEGEPSFVVSRLGEGEVLAGKATCTCGETRRRYYAVRGS from the coding sequence GTGTGTCCGGCCTCCGCCGCGACGGCGAGCGCCCTCGCGCCCACGAAGAAGTCCCACACGGCCTCACCCGCGCCCGACTGGATCGTCCGCGTCGAGCCCGGCGAGCTCCCCAAGGAGACGACGGGCAGCGCCGCCTTCGCCTTCTCGCTCGCGGACGATCAGGTGCGCCTCGCCGAGCACGAAGCGCACTACACCCGGCGCGTGGTCTCGCTCCGCACGACGGAGGGCGTCCGCGACTGGTCCGAGATCGCGATCGACCTCGACCCGCAGAACGAGAAGCTCGCGGTCCACACCATCCGCATCACGCGCGACGGGAAACCCCGGGACGTCCTCACGGATGCCGACGTCCGCGAGTTCTTCGTCGAGAGCAACGCCGAGAACCGCATCTACGATGGCCGCGTCCGCGTCCTCTTCGTCCTCAAGGACGTGCGGGTCGGAGACACCCTCGAGCTCGAGTACACGAAGACCGGGGAAAATCCCGTGTACGGAGGGCACTACTCTCGCACGTTCCCCGTGGCGTTCTCGAGTCACGCGGCAGTCGTTCAGCACCGTTTTCTCGTCCCGGAGGGCCGGCCGTTCGCGCACAAGGCCTTCGGCGCCGAGGTCGCGCACGTCGAGAAGGTGCTCGGTCGTCAGCACGAGCACGTGTTCCGGCGCACCCCGGCGCCAGCGGCGATCTTCGAGGACTCCGTGCCTGGGGCGTTCGACACGTTCCCGCAGGTCGAGGTGACGACACGCACCTCTTGGGCCGAGGTCGTCGCGTGGGCAAGGTCACTCTTTCCGATCGACGAGGCTCCCAAGGGCGCCGTCGCCGCGAAGATCGAAGAGCTCTCGAAGCTCCCGTCGGCGAACGCGCGCGCGCTCGCGGCGATCCGCTTCGTGCAGGACGAGATCCGCTACCTCGGCATCGAGATCGGTGAAAATACGGTGCGCCCGCACGCTCCCGAGTCCGTCATCGCGCAGCGGTTCGGGGACTGCAAAGACAAGGCGACCTTGCTCGTGATGCTCCTCCGTGGGCTCGGCTTCGAGGCGCATCCGGTGCTCGTCGACACGGAGAATGGCCACGACTTGGCGGCGGTGCTCCCGTCGGGCGGCGTGTTCGATCACGCGATCGTGGCCGTCGACCTCGACGGAAAGAGGCGCTTCGTCGACGCGACGATCGCCCACGAAGGCGGGAGGCTCGAGGACCTCGTCGCGCCCGACTACGGGCTCGCCCTCGTCCTGGCCAAGGAGACGACCGACCTCGAACGCATGCCCCTCGAGGACGCGAAGGAGCCGGCTCATGCCGTGAAGGAGGACCTCCGCGTCGGCGCCGACCACGTCTCGGCCACCCTCGTCGTCGAGACGACGTACCGACGAGGCTTCGCGAACGCGAAGCGGGCCGAGCTCGCACGAAGGTCCCTCGCAGCCCTCGAGAAGGACGCGCAGAACCGCAGGGCAACGGACGACGCGGAGGTCACGGTGACCGCCCCGTTCGAGCTCCGGGACGACCGCGACGCCAACGTCGTGATCACCGTCGAGCGCTATGCGCTCCCCCATTTCGTCCGTGACGGTCGAATGGACGTTTTCCCGTACGCCGTCGCGCCTGCGCTCGCGAAGCCGCGCACCAAGGTGCGAACGCTGCCGCTCGCGGTGGACCATCCCTTCTTCGCGCGCCACGAGATCTCCATCGACGCGGCGGGCGACGGCCTCGCGCTCCCCAGGGACGTCGACGTCGGAGGTGCGACCCTCGCCTTCTCGTCGCGCGGCACGTCGGAGGGCTCGAAGGGGCGCCTCGTCTACGAGCTCCGAACCAAAGCCCGCGCCGTGCCCGCGAAGGACGTGCCCGCGTACCTCCGGAACGTCGACACGGCGAACGACGCCGTCTACGCGAGCGTAGGCCTCGTCTTCACGAAGGCGCCGCAGAGCCGGAGCCGCGAGATCGCCTACGTCTTCGGGGGGTTCTTCGGCTTCGTGGTCGTGTTCGTCGCCGGCTCCGTCACCTTGACGCGGCTGCAAGAGCGCCGCCGCCGAGCGCGGAGCACTCCGAAGGCCGGTGAGTCGGCGCAGTCGGCGGTCGTCGTCGTGTCGCGTGAGGAAGCCGAGCGCGATTTCGCCAAGGTGAAATGCGCGTGTGGGCTCGTCGAGGGCGAGCCGTCGTTCGTGGTGTCGCGTCTCGGCGAGGGAGAGGTCCTCGCGGGAAAGGCGACGTGCACCTGCGGTGAGACGCGACGCCGCTACTACGCCGTCCGTGGGAGCTAG
- a CDS encoding WYL domain-containing protein: MSRAVRLMELADRLRSADTTTVGTLAHDLGVSARTVLRDLATLRERGMPISGEVGPGGGVRLEGSRGVTAVHLGVAEIVTLWLAAQLARAGSELPWSSSASRALTKLLASLPKPRAAQLRALSRRVFVGPMASEAVRTSAGPPPAELLRIFEEAFSAGLGLRFAYRDREGKVTARRVEPHGLLVQSPVWYVLARDLEKGEPRMFRMDRIRAPAKLEGHAFRPDRAVLDALVGDMPGFSPLAT, encoded by the coding sequence ATGTCGCGCGCCGTACGCCTCATGGAGCTCGCCGATCGCCTGCGTAGCGCCGACACGACGACCGTCGGCACGCTCGCGCACGACCTCGGAGTGAGCGCACGCACCGTGCTGCGCGATCTCGCGACCCTCCGCGAACGCGGCATGCCCATCTCGGGGGAGGTGGGGCCCGGAGGAGGCGTGCGCCTCGAGGGGAGCCGCGGTGTCACGGCGGTGCACCTCGGCGTCGCCGAGATCGTGACGCTCTGGCTCGCCGCGCAGCTCGCACGAGCCGGGAGCGAGCTTCCCTGGAGCAGCTCTGCGAGCCGCGCGCTGACGAAGCTGCTCGCGAGCTTGCCGAAGCCTCGCGCCGCGCAGCTCCGCGCTCTCTCGCGCCGGGTCTTCGTCGGCCCCATGGCGAGCGAGGCCGTACGCACGAGCGCTGGCCCTCCTCCCGCCGAGCTCCTGCGCATCTTCGAAGAGGCCTTCTCGGCAGGCCTGGGCCTCCGGTTCGCGTACCGCGATCGGGAGGGTAAGGTCACGGCGCGCCGGGTCGAGCCTCACGGCCTGCTCGTGCAGTCCCCGGTCTGGTACGTGCTCGCGCGGGACCTCGAGAAGGGAGAGCCGCGCATGTTCCGCATGGACCGCATCCGCGCCCCTGCGAAGCTCGAGGGCCACGCCTTCCGCCCGGATCGCGCCGTCCTCGACGCGCTCGTCGGGGACATGCCCGGATTCTCTCCGCTCGCGACGTAG
- the lspA gene encoding signal peptidase II, whose translation MARRSLASLFVLLSLAGLVGCDHATKAAAVEKLASGPVSLAPHVDLVYAENHDVAFSILSHFHLTPRPFVLAIVPLLLTIALAVRLYQTRRGPRLERAAYVFLLAGALGNVIDRLARGFVVDFIRLPHWPVFNVADVLVVVGMVLLGAAGYRRARRPDPDPTS comes from the coding sequence ATGGCCAGACGCTCCCTCGCTTCGCTCTTCGTTCTCCTCTCTCTCGCGGGCCTCGTCGGCTGCGATCACGCGACCAAGGCTGCGGCCGTGGAGAAGCTCGCGAGCGGCCCGGTGAGCCTCGCGCCTCACGTCGACCTCGTCTACGCCGAGAACCACGACGTCGCGTTCTCGATCCTGTCGCACTTCCACCTCACGCCGCGCCCGTTCGTGCTCGCGATCGTGCCGCTCCTCCTCACGATCGCGCTCGCGGTCCGCCTCTACCAGACCCGCCGCGGCCCCCGCCTCGAGCGAGCCGCGTACGTGTTCTTGCTCGCGGGCGCGCTGGGGAACGTGATCGACAGGCTCGCGCGCGGCTTCGTGGTCGACTTCATTCGCCTCCCCCACTGGCCCGTCTTCAACGTGGCCGACGTGCTCGTCGTGGTGGGCATGGTGTTGCTCGGGGCCGCCGGATACCGCAGGGCACGGAGGCCCGACCCAGACCCCACGAGCTGA
- a CDS encoding CDP-alcohol phosphatidyltransferase family protein, whose amino-acid sequence MTDVSPTDEVLDAYVNRPLAARLVALVAPVRWITPNTLTAVSAAMGTLAGVTLVHAPAAAALFLFGSMVIDCGDGQLARVRGGGTVLGRILDGYADYWVALCLHVGLVFALVRSGVTFFGVALSPLAIFVLVLAAGVSQALHAGHFDFEKRRFWAYTGVVREPETPDTYLRAAAESRGVARLLLRAFAMYVRAQQAEGTDTLVREARATSSDPESAARYKREHAWLVRLWSLFGPTSHNGLLLVIALVAAAQPGALVAYCVVALVVVNVFAALVATLEKVTAGRLVHASR is encoded by the coding sequence ATGACCGACGTATCCCCGACCGACGAGGTGCTCGACGCCTACGTGAACCGGCCCCTCGCGGCGAGGCTCGTCGCCCTCGTCGCGCCCGTGCGTTGGATCACCCCGAACACCCTGACGGCGGTGTCGGCGGCGATGGGCACGCTCGCTGGGGTCACCCTCGTGCACGCGCCCGCCGCGGCGGCGCTCTTTCTCTTCGGGAGCATGGTGATCGACTGCGGGGATGGGCAGCTCGCGCGCGTGCGAGGCGGGGGTACGGTCCTCGGGCGCATCCTCGACGGGTACGCCGACTACTGGGTGGCTCTCTGCCTGCACGTCGGGCTCGTCTTCGCGCTCGTGCGCTCGGGGGTGACGTTCTTCGGGGTCGCCCTCTCGCCGCTCGCGATCTTCGTGCTCGTGCTCGCGGCGGGTGTGTCGCAGGCCCTCCACGCAGGCCACTTCGACTTCGAGAAGCGTCGTTTCTGGGCGTACACCGGCGTCGTTCGCGAGCCGGAGACCCCCGACACCTACCTGCGTGCCGCGGCCGAGAGCCGTGGTGTCGCGCGCCTCTTGCTCCGCGCCTTCGCGATGTACGTGCGCGCCCAACAAGCCGAGGGGACGGACACCCTCGTGCGCGAGGCCCGCGCGACCTCGTCCGACCCCGAGAGCGCCGCGCGTTACAAGCGTGAGCACGCGTGGCTCGTGCGCCTCTGGAGCCTCTTCGGGCCCACGTCGCACAACGGTCTTTTGCTCGTCATCGCGCTCGTCGCGGCCGCGCAGCCGGGCGCGCTCGTCGCCTACTGCGTGGTCGCGCTCGTCGTGGTGAACGTGTTCGCGGCGCTGGTGGCGACGCTCGAGAAGGTGACCGCGGGCCGTCTCGTCCATGCGTCGCGCTGA
- a CDS encoding DUF2132 domain-containing protein, whose product MPTHDANGRPIRELHGVKLADILEYLVAKVGFPALAEKIPIRCFAYDPSISSSLVFLRRTPWARAKVEALYVELRLAE is encoded by the coding sequence ATGCCCACCCACGACGCGAACGGCCGCCCCATCCGTGAGCTCCACGGGGTGAAGCTCGCCGACATTCTGGAGTACCTCGTCGCCAAGGTGGGCTTCCCCGCGCTCGCCGAGAAGATCCCCATTCGCTGTTTCGCCTACGATCCGTCGATCTCGTCGAGCCTCGTCTTTTTGCGTCGCACGCCCTGGGCGCGCGCGAAGGTCGAGGCGCTCTACGTGGAGCTTCGGCTCGCCGAGTGA